In one window of Haloarcula sp. H-GB4 DNA:
- a CDS encoding DEAD/DEAH box helicase has protein sequence MDGYDLVDVEVTHKSADDILDSLSNDADDHIQSVRATRLQGGQPDSELRSLKQLDENSVKMLEHQVDAAYRALFEMDGKALLADEVGLGKTIEVGMILKEMHFRETNDSVLILTPAQLAKQWQAELLEKFGLNFVCNYDDEFSGFDDHDYIIASIDTAKSDRHRTTVLKRDWDVLVLDEAHYVKNEETDRYDLIDRLSYNYAFFLTATPIQNELTDLYNVVSLLRPGLFGTRDVFHQYFVNSNQETLVNRDELQERLHKVMIRNRRADTDIDFTDRTIDTRKFDPSAEERELYQAVSDYVKGAYSQDQGQKLVLMLLQKEVVSSPAALKATIEKRLDEQSELTHADELESILELIEGIDTVTKQERLLDIVEEARENVEKGRVIVFTQFRATQRQVLERLATEGYTVHSFHGGHSSQEKEQIVRDFEEEGGVLVSTDAMSEGRNLQFCNILVNYDLPWNPMRVEQRIGRIHRIGQKRSVFIFNMALKDTVEEYVLERLYHKIDLFQQSVGELSSILSRLEESGTSFEDEIFERLVNANSEVDLENDFDDMAINLQEQRDLADKLEEFNSGVFDGFDLGASDD, from the coding sequence ATGGATGGCTACGACCTCGTTGATGTTGAGGTCACCCACAAGTCTGCAGACGATATTCTCGATAGCTTGTCAAACGACGCAGATGATCATATACAGAGCGTCCGAGCCACCCGCCTTCAGGGAGGGCAACCGGACTCCGAGCTCCGCTCGCTGAAGCAACTTGACGAGAACTCGGTAAAGATGCTTGAACATCAAGTAGATGCGGCGTATCGAGCACTCTTCGAGATGGACGGGAAAGCCTTGCTTGCCGACGAAGTCGGGTTGGGCAAGACCATCGAGGTTGGGATGATTCTCAAAGAGATGCACTTCCGGGAAACGAACGATTCGGTCCTCATTCTGACACCCGCGCAACTGGCTAAACAGTGGCAGGCAGAACTACTGGAGAAATTTGGACTTAATTTTGTCTGCAACTACGACGACGAGTTCAGCGGCTTCGATGACCACGACTACATCATCGCCAGCATCGATACCGCAAAGAGTGATCGTCATCGTACGACAGTTCTCAAGCGTGACTGGGACGTGCTCGTCCTAGATGAAGCACACTATGTCAAGAACGAGGAAACGGACCGCTATGACCTCATTGACCGCCTCTCCTACAACTATGCCTTCTTCTTGACAGCAACACCGATTCAGAACGAGCTGACAGACCTCTACAATGTTGTCTCGCTTCTCCGTCCCGGTCTCTTCGGGACACGCGATGTGTTTCATCAGTACTTCGTGAACAGCAATCAAGAAACCCTCGTCAACCGCGACGAACTACAGGAACGACTGCATAAGGTGATGATTCGGAATCGACGCGCAGATACAGATATCGATTTCACCGACCGGACTATCGATACGCGAAAGTTCGATCCCTCTGCTGAAGAACGCGAACTCTACCAAGCTGTGTCTGATTACGTCAAAGGTGCTTACAGCCAAGACCAAGGGCAGAAGTTGGTACTGATGCTCCTGCAGAAGGAGGTGGTCAGCAGCCCTGCCGCGCTCAAAGCAACCATCGAGAAGCGGTTAGACGAGCAGTCAGAACTCACGCACGCAGACGAACTGGAGTCGATTCTTGAGTTGATCGAAGGCATCGACACAGTTACGAAACAAGAGCGACTGCTGGATATTGTCGAAGAAGCCCGTGAAAACGTCGAGAAAGGGCGTGTAATCGTTTTCACACAGTTTCGAGCGACGCAACGGCAAGTACTCGAACGGCTTGCCACTGAGGGCTATACCGTCCACTCGTTCCACGGCGGCCACTCCAGTCAAGAAAAAGAGCAGATTGTCAGAGACTTCGAGGAAGAGGGCGGCGTCCTCGTTTCGACCGATGCGATGAGTGAGGGTCGCAACCTTCAGTTCTGTAATATCCTCGTGAACTACGACCTCCCGTGGAACCCGATGCGCGTCGAACAGCGGATTGGTCGGATTCATCGAATTGGTCAGAAGCGGAGTGTCTTCATTTTCAATATGGCGCTGAAAGATACCGTCGAGGAGTACGTTCTGGAGCGTCTCTATCACAAAATCGATCTGTTCCAACAGAGCGTCGGTGAGCTGAGTTCGATATTGAGTCGGCTTGAGGAATCTGGAACGAGCTTCGAAGACGAAATCTTCGAACGGTTGGTCAACGCTAATTCCGAGGTCGATCTGGAGAATGATTTCGATGACATGGCTATTAACCTCCAAGAGCAACGAGATCTTGCGGATAAATTGGAGGAGTTCAACAGCGGCGTATTTGATGGGTTCGACTTGGGGGCCAGCGATGACTGA